From the Cryptomeria japonica chromosome 2, Sugi_1.0, whole genome shotgun sequence genome, one window contains:
- the LOC131049911 gene encoding LEAF RUST 10 DISEASE-RESISTANCE LOCUS RECEPTOR-LIKE PROTEIN KINASE-like 1.4: MAALALLCILYVKRKRRAHTRELRGYYSIYQRSGMEAGYPTYKIGSLSIFPYQELHQATNFFDEENLLGDGGFGVVYLGKLNDGRAVAVKRLYQDSCRTVEQFLNEVQILSSLSHPNLVRLYGCTSPQSPMLLLVYEFVPNGTLSDHLHGSRRTLIGLPWATRLNIAIETAQALAYLHNINPPILHRDVKSSNILLDEHFRAKVADFGLSRLMPLNVSHITTAPQGTLGYVDPEYHQCFQLTEKSDVYSLGVVLMEIISAKVAVDTMRNRNEISLANMATDKIRRGVLDELVDPDLKIGRNHEVKVTVAAVAELGFACLAIERDFRPTMEEVVARLTEIKEMLQESTETSNFISESPTSSLISLQENCPA; this comes from the coding sequence ATGGCAGCATTAGCATTGCTTTGTATTTTGTATGTGAAGAGAAAGAGGCGAGCTCATACCCGCGAGCTTCGTGGTTATTACAGTATATATCAGAGAAGTGGCATGGAAGCAGGCTACCCAACGTATAAGATAGGAAGTTTGTCCATATTCCCCTATCAAGAACTTCACCAGGCGACAAATTTCTTTGACGAGGAGAACTTACTTGGAGATGGAGGGTTTGGCGTGGTATACCTGGGTAAACTTAACGACGGACGAGCTGTAGCTGTGAAGAGGCTTTATCAGGATAGCTGCAGGACAGTTGAGCAATTTCTCAACGAGGTACAAATATTGTCATCCCTGTCTCATCCAAACCTTGTTCGTCTCTATGGCTGTACGAGCCCGCAGAGTCCAATGCTACTGCTTGTTTACGAGTTTGTGCCAAATGGGACCTTGTCTGATCACCTTCATGGGAGCCGAAGAACCCTCATAGGCTTGCCTTGGGCAACTCGATTAAACATTGCCATAGAAACTGCTCAGGCCCTAGCGTATCTCCACAACATCAATCCACCCATATTGCACAGAGATGTTAAATCCAGCAACATTCTTCTCGACGAACATTTCAGAGCAAAAGTTGCAGACTTTGGGCTTTCCAGATTGATGCCTCTGAATGTCTCACATATCACAACGGCTCCGCAAGGTACGCTTGGGTATGTTGACCCAGAGTACCATCAATGCTTTCAGCTCACTGAGAAGTCTGATGTGTACAGCTTAGGAGTTGTTTTGATGGAGATTATCTCTGCCAAAGTGGCCGTGGATACTATGCGAAATAGAAATGAAATCAGCCTTGCTAACATGGCCACGGACAAAATCAGAAGAGGTGTGTTGGATGAATTAGTGGATCCAGATTTGAAGATTGGAAGAAATCACGAGGTGAAGGTCACTGTGGCTGCAGTTGCCGAATTGGGCTTCGCGTGCCTTGCAATAGAAAGGGATTTCAGACCAACCATGGAAGAAGTGGTTGCCCGTCTCACAGAAATTAAGGAGATGTTGCAGGAAAGCACAGAAACTTCCAACTTCATAAGTGAATCACCAACATCATCATTAATTTCACTGCAGGAAAACTGCCCGGCATAG
- the LOC131049861 gene encoding LEAF RUST 10 DISEASE-RESISTANCE LOCUS RECEPTOR-LIKE PROTEIN KINASE-like 1.2: MMKMEGLPLHICDSQPFNIPPVYPLRFLFFIFTIFMSCLAPSSSACPQSFECGSHLFEYPFGAQNSGCGDPALQLDCDHKVNMPLININGYQYYLLEPVEHRKDFPINPMTIVEINMWGNSCNPSNSNHTTEFWSSPQFHIYDEYTNLSLWGECAEENGEYLSTIAHSLECNKSWYYSSSSDSKLPAFCKSLVLLPVKKIDTTNRPSDEDIKNGFKIKWNFSKGCEHCESKKALCIYDSSNPTQLRCELGSPDHPGGSNTANKTAIALGGSVGGVALMAAVAVLCILYMRRRKQPHTRQRSEMEAAQKIGSLSIFPYQELQQATNFFDEKNELGVGGFGAVYLGKLADGRAVAVRRLHQKSSGTGEQFMNEVQILSSLCHPNLVRLYGCTPPQSPITLLVYEFVPNGTLSDHIHDSQRTPTGLPWLARLNIAIETAEALAYLHNINPPIFHGHVKSSHIFLDENFRAKVSDFGFSRLVPVNFLHATLAPHGTPGYVDPEYHQCFQLTDKSDVYSLGVVLMEIISAKVAVDNKRNRNEISLANMAKDKIRRGVLDELVDPGLKFERNQEVKVTVAAVAELAFECLAIETDSRPIMKEVVARLKEIKEMLPSS, from the exons ATGATGAAAATGGAAGGACTACCTCTTCATATTTGCGATTCTCAGCCTTTCAATATACCCCCTGTATACCCACTGCGCTTCCTCTTTTTTATCTTCACAATATTCATGTCATGCCTCGCTCCTTCATCTTCAGCTTGTCCACAATCCTTCGAATGCGGGAGTCATTTATTCGAATATCCCTTCGGAGCACAGAACAGCGGCTGTGGTGACCCTGCTCTTCAGCTTGACTGTGATCATAAAGTGAATATGCCATTAATTAACATCAATGGCTACCAATACTATCTGCTGGAACCTGTTGAACACCGGAAAGATTTTCCTATCAATCCGATGACAATAGTTGAGATAAATATGTGGGGAAATTCATGCAACCCGTCGAACAGTAACCATACAACGGAATTCTGGTCTAGCCCTCAGTTTCACATTTACGATGAATACACGAATTTAAGTCTATGGGGAGAGTGCGCAGAAGAGAACGGGGAGTATTTGTCCACTATAGCGCATTCTTTAGAGTGTAACAAGAGTTGGTACTATTCTTCCAGTTCAGACTCGAAATTGCCTGCATTTTGTAAATCATTGGTGCTTCTACCTGTAAAAAAAATTGACACAACTAATCGACCGTCAGATGAAGATATAAAGAATGGGTTCAAAATAAAATGGAATTTCAGCAAAGGTTGTGAGCATTGCGAGTCAAAGAAAGCGCTTTGCATTTATGACAGCAGTAATCCGACGCAATTGAGATGCGAATTGGGGAGCCCTG ACCATCCAGGTGGTTCTAATACTGCTAATAAGACTGCTATTGCGCTAG GCGGCTCCGTTGGAGGCGTGGCGCTGATGGCAGCAGTAGCGGTGctttgtattttgtatatgaggAGAAGAAAACAGCCTCATACCCGCCAGCGAAGCGAGATGGAAGCAGCTCAAAAGATTGGCAGTTTGTCCATATTTCCCTATCAAGAACTTCAGCAGGCGACAAATTTCTTCGACGAGAAGAACGAACTTGGAGTTGGAGGGTTTGGCGCGGTATACCTGGGTAAACTTGCGGACGGACGAGCTGTAGCAGTGAGGAGGCTTCATCAGAAAAGCTCCGGAACAGGTGAACAATTTATGAACGAAGTACAAATATTGTCATCTCTGTGCCATCCAAACCTTGTTCGTCTCTATGGCTGTACGCCCCCGCAGAGTCCAATAACACTGCTTGTTTACGAATTCGTGCCAAATGGGACCTTGTCTGATCACATTCATGATAGCCAAAGAACCCCCACAGGTTTGCCTTGGTTAGCTCGTTTAAATATTGCCATAGAAACTGCTGAGGCCTTGGCGTATCTCCACAACATCAATCCGCCCATATTTCACGGACATGTTAAGTCCAGTCACATTTTTCTCGACGAAAATTTCAGAGCAAAAGTTTCAGATTTTGGGTTTTCCAGATTGGTGCCCGTGAATTTCTTACACGCTACACTTGCTCCGCACGGTACGCCCGGGTATGTTGACCCAGAGTACCATCAATGCTTTCAGCTCACTGACAAGTCTGATGTCTACAGCTTGGGAGTTGTTTTGATGGAGATCATCTCTGCCAAAGTAGCGGTGGATAATAAGCGAAATAGAAATGAAATCAGCCTTGCTAATATGGCCAAGGATAAGATCAGAAGAGGTGTTTTGGATGAATTGGTCGATCCAGGTTTGAAGTTTGAAAGAAATCAGGAGGTGAAGGTCACGGTTGCTGCAGTTGCCGAATTGGCCTTTGAATGCCTTGCAATAGAAACGGACTCGAGACCAATCATGAAAGAAGTTGTTGCTCGTCTCAAAGAAATCAAGGAGATGCTGCCAAGTTCATAA